The following coding sequences lie in one Onychomys torridus chromosome X, mOncTor1.1, whole genome shotgun sequence genomic window:
- the LOC118573690 gene encoding mitochondrial intermembrane space import and assembly protein 40-like, with translation MAYCRQDGKDQIVFVTREDDESSSNGSKAELVVDDPSDPYEEYGLIMPNGEINWNCSCLGATASSPGEEYFKSAFSCFCYSTEELEGSDCIDEFQAMQECMQKYPDVYHQEEENEEEEEEEEPATLMEVAFATEASAAKQQEPSA, from the exons ATGGCCTACTGCCGACAGGACGGGAAGGATCAAATCGTATTTGTGACCAGAGAAGACGACGAAAGTTCCAGCAACGGAAGCAAGGCTGAGCTGGTGGTGGATGACCCCAGTGATCCCTATGAGGAGTATGGGTTGATAATGCCAAACGGAGAAATTAACTGGAATTGCTCGTGCCTTGGGGCAACAGCCAGCAGCCCCGGTGAAGAGTACTTCAAGTCTgccttctcctgcttctgctacAGCACCGAGGAACTCGAGGGATCGGACTGTATAGACGAGTTCCAGGCCATGCAGGAGTGCATGCAGAAATACCCGGACGTCTATCACCAAGAAGAGGAGA acgaggaggaggaggaggaagaggagccagcAACACTGATGGAGGTAGCATTTGCCACTGAGGCCTCTGCTGCCAAACAGCAGGAGCCAAGTGCCTGA